The sequence CTCAAGATCTGGCAGATCTCGCGCAATATCACCAATATCCTCCTCGCGTTCCTGCTCATCATCGGAGCCATTATGACCGTGGTGTTCGCAGAGGGCGGCTACGTGCAGAAGTACGCCGTGAAGTTCGTGCTGGCCGTCTTACTCGTCAATTTCTCGTGGTTCTTCCCACGGGTGGTCTTGGACCTCGCGAACATCCTCACGGCAACGGTCTACTCGCTCCCCAGTGCCATCAACGTGCCGTGCGTAGCCTACGACGCAAAGGGCAATGTCGATCCGGCCGGGTGCAAAATCATCACGGATTTCGCCTTCTTCGGCAATCAACCGGCAGGTGCAGACTGGAAATGCCCCCTTGATTTCAACGCGGATACGAAAATCGTCTGCATCAAGGAATCCCCACTCGATCCGCAGGCCAATACCCCCAATGCCATCTTCGGCAGCCTTGTCTACAACCACGCCCGTTTTCAATTCTTCCCCAAAGTCGTGCCCCCGGCCGGCAACAATCCGGCGGCAGGACCTGCGGCACTGTCCCGCCTGCCGCAACTGCTGATGTTCACCCTGCTCATGTCCATCATGCTCTTCTTCAGTCTTGCCCTGCTCTTCCCGCTCCTCGCTCTCACACTCGTCCTCCTCATCCGCATTCCCATCATCTGGATCACCGTGGCCTTCATGCCCTTCATGTTCATCGGATTCGTAGCGGGAGACACCCCCGCACTGAAGGTCTTCAACCCCATGGAAATCTGGAACAAGTTCCTGCACGCGGCGTTCATTCCCGTCGTCGTCGCCATCCCCTTCTCGATCGGCTTCATCATGCTCAATGTGGCCATGGCCAACCCGCCAGCCGGCTGGGCTGCCAACCATCCGTTCATGCGGAACGGAGTGGTGCCCATGCTGCCCGGCGTCATCAACCTCTGGCAGCTTCTGTGGGTCGGCATGTCGATCGCCGTCATATGGATGGGCGCAAAAGCCGCCTTCAAGATGGATGCCCTGTTTGAGAAATTCGCTGCACCCATCATGAATGCCGGCGCATCCTTCGGACGGTTGATGATGAAGCTGCCGCTCCTGACCCCCCTGCCACTGCCGGGAGGTTCCATCACGCCGCTGGGCGCCATGCGCGTCGCGCAGAATGCCGAACATGCATTCATCGACCCCGTCGGAAAATTCCGCATGCCGGAGGTCTTCGGCGGCGCGGCAGGAGCTGCCGCAGTCGCAGGCACGAAACTCGCCGATCACATCAACATCAACGTGCCGATACAGAATACCATCCGCAATGAGATCAACAGCTTCAACACTGCAGCTGACGGCGCTCCGGGGCAGGCCATCCGCGACGAGGCCATTCGCAAGATCCGCGACGAACTGCAGAGATCTGCGACGCAGGCCGGCGTCGCAGTCGATCTGACCAATAACCGAAATCTTGTGGAGGTCCTGCGCAAGATTTCGGACAAGGTTCCGGGCGTCGGAAGACTCAACGAAGCCAAACTTTAAATACTGTGACTCTCTCCTGCTCATGGCAGACGCCCCACGCGAATCACAGGCACAAGCACCCGAACAGCGTGAGCGCGTCACCGAGAGCGAGGTGAAACAGGCGCTCAGGCGGAATACGGCCGAGAACCGCCCGGTACACCCACGCGACGCGGAGCGACGCGAAGTGGAAAATACCCGTGACCTCAGTCTGACGACCATGGCGGTGGAAATGCTCCCCCGCGAGGGACGCATCTTGCAGAAGGAACTGGAAAAGGCGAAGAAGAAGAGCGAAGTCCCCCACCTGATCGAGAGCCAGAAGAAAGCGCAGGCCGTCGTCGGCGCGTACCTGGCGAGTCTCAAGCAGGATCTGAAGGAGAACTTTCCGGAAGAGGACTTCCGCGCAGCCTCACGCGCACATGCCAAGGGCATTCAGCGCAAGATCGAGGCCATGCTCGACCAGGCCCAGCGCGAGGGGCTCGTGACGGTCTACAACGGGCGTATCGCGAACCGCGTGGGCTACGCGGCCGCGTGGATCGAGGAGTTGAAGCAGATGCGCAGCGGCCCCGACCTCACGCCGGGCCAGAAGCAGGCGATCATGCGCGTGGAGCGCTTCTTTCAGACCGTGCTGGATGGCGACCCCGCGTGGACACAGGCCTACAAGATCGTGCATCAGAAGCGACCGGAATCCGACGCCGTACGACGCGGCAAGGGAGCCCTCAAGATGCTGGGCGTGCTGGCCGCAGCGGGCATGGCGTTCATCTCGGGCATTCTGGACATGAAAAATAAGCAGGTCTCGCCCTACACCCTGGCCTGGCTGGGACTCACCGGGTGGTCTGTGGGCTTCTTCAAAGGACAGGGCGAGACAGTGCGTAACCAGCTCGCCTTCGTGCCCACCAAAGACTGGGAGACGCTCTGTCAGAAGCTCGCCCTCAAAGGGCAGAACGGCGTGGATTTCATCGCCTTCATTCAGCGCGCCCACCAGAGCAAGAAAGGCAAGAAGGCCCTGGAGCTGCTCAAGAAAGCGCGACCGCAGGCCAGGCTGAATCCCCAGGAGTACATCCCGCTCCTCGTCGGCGAGAATCCGCAGGGACCCGATGCGCAGATGGAGGCCACACTCAAGACGCTCTCCCCAGCGCAGCTCTACACCCTCTGCCTGCACGTCACCTCGGTCACCGACCGCACGGCCAATGCGCTCCTGCGCGACTTCATCCAGAACAACGTGAACAGCCAGACGACTGCGGGTGACCTCAGGCAGTTGCAGAAGCCT is a genomic window of Candidatus Peribacter riflensis containing:
- a CDS encoding Glycogen phosphorylase, yielding MLSKRKILFATLSLLLLCWITRTEGVGALALMQPALAAGDDLDPFFKIINQLFSWLAMFSHFLIYILTAIAGMLMDPGFMNLRTDGQSMGMTLLKIWQISRNITNILLAFLLIIGAIMTVVFAEGGYVQKYAVKFVLAVLLVNFSWFFPRVVLDLANILTATVYSLPSAINVPCVAYDAKGNVDPAGCKIITDFAFFGNQPAGADWKCPLDFNADTKIVCIKESPLDPQANTPNAIFGSLVYNHARFQFFPKVVPPAGNNPAAGPAALSRLPQLLMFTLLMSIMLFFSLALLFPLLALTLVLLIRIPIIWITVAFMPFMFIGFVAGDTPALKVFNPMEIWNKFLHAAFIPVVVAIPFSIGFIMLNVAMANPPAGWAANHPFMRNGVVPMLPGVINLWQLLWVGMSIAVIWMGAKAAFKMDALFEKFAAPIMNAGASFGRLMMKLPLLTPLPLPGGSITPLGAMRVAQNAEHAFIDPVGKFRMPEVFGGAAGAAAVAGTKLADHININVPIQNTIRNEINSFNTAADGAPGQAIRDEAIRKIRDELQRSATQAGVAVDLTNNRNLVEVLRKISDKVPGVGRLNEAKL